One Flavobacterium sp. 90 DNA segment encodes these proteins:
- a CDS encoding YraN family protein, protein MAEHNELGKKGEELSVEYLQQNGYKILDRNWTFQKAEIDIIAQKDSILAIVEVKTRSSLDFGSPQDFVKPKKIQLLIKAVNAYINDREKDFEENIEIRFDIIAIHKTGETFAIEHLTDAFYHF, encoded by the coding sequence ATGGCTGAACACAATGAACTCGGAAAAAAAGGGGAAGAACTTTCTGTAGAATATCTTCAACAAAATGGATATAAAATCCTCGATCGAAATTGGACTTTTCAAAAAGCCGAAATAGATATTATTGCCCAAAAAGATTCCATTTTAGCCATTGTAGAAGTGAAGACAAGATCGAGTCTGGATTTTGGTTCTCCGCAAGATTTTGTGAAGCCAAAAAAAATTCAACTACTGATAAAAGCAGTAAATGCCTACATAAACGATAGGGAAAAGGATTTTGAAGAAAATATTGAAATCCGTTTTGATATCATTGCGATCCATAAAACTGGCGAAACATTTGCAATTGAACATCTTACTGATGCTTTTTATCACTTTTAA